The nucleotide sequence AAATAAAGTGCATTAACAagcttaatatttgttttatttcattaaaaaaaccctcaaaattgttttcggcgatatatacggggtgtggaatgaaaattgtGATGTTTCATAACCTAATTTCGCTTTGCCTTCTTCATATCTGCACTTTTCCTAAATAAAGTGCATTAACAagcttaatatttgttttatttcattaaaaaaaccctcaaaattgttttcggcgatatatacggggtgtggaataaaaattgtgatgtttcaTAACCTAATTTCGCTTTGCCTTCTTCGTATCTGcacttttccaaaataaagtGCATTAACAagcttaatatttgttttatttcattaaaaaaaccttcaaaattgttttcggcGATATATACGGGGCgtggaataaaaattgtgatgtttcaTAACCTAATTTCGCTTTGCCTTCTTCGTATCTGcacttttccaaaataaagtGCATTAACAagcttaatatttgttttatttcattaaaaaaaccctcaaaattgttttcggcgatatatacggggtgtggaataaaaattgtgatgtttcaTAACCTAATTTCGCTTTGCCTTCTTCGTATCTGcacttttccaaaataaagtGCATTAACAagcttaatatttgttttatttcattaaaaaaaccttcaaaattgttttcggcGATATATACGGGGCgtggaataaaaattgtgatgtttcaTAACCTAATTTCGCTTTGCCTTCTTCATATCTGCACTTTTCCTAAATAAAGTGCATTAACAagcttaatatttgttttatttcattagaaaaaccttcaaaattgttttcggcGATATATACGGGGCgtggaataaaaattgtgatgtttcaTAACCTAATTTCGCTTTGCCTTCTTCATATCTGCACTTTTCCTAAATAAAGTGCATTAACAagcttaatatttgttttatttcattaaaaaaaccctcaaaattgttttcggagatatatacggggtgtggaataaaaattgtgatgtttcaTAACCTAATTTCGCTTTGCCTTCTTCATATCTGCACTTTTCCTAAATAAAGTGCATTAACAagcttaatatttgttttatttcattaaaaaaaccctcaaaattgttttcggcgatatatacggggtgtggaataaaaattgtgatgtttcaTAACCTAATTTCGCTTTGCCTTCTTCGTATCTGcacttttccaaaataaagtGCATTAACAagcttaatatttgttttatttcattaaaaaaaccttcaaaattgttttcggcgatatatacggggtgtggaataaaaattgtgatgtttcaTAACCTAATTTCGCTTTGCCTTCTTCATATCTGCACTTTTCCTAAATAAAGTGCATTAAcaagtttaatatttgttttatttcattaaaaaaaccctcaaaattgttttcggcgatatatacggggtgtggaatgaaaattgtGATGTTTCATAACCTAATTTCGCTTTGCCTTCTTCATATCTGCACTTTTCCTAAATAAAGTGCATTAAcaagtttaatatttgttttatttcattaaaaaaaccttcaaaattgttttcggcGATATATACGGGGCgtggaataaaaattgtgatgtttcaTAACCTAATTTCGCTTTGCCTTCTTCATATCTGCACTTTTCCTAAATAAAGTGCATTAAcaagtttaatatttgttttatttcattaaaaaaaccctcaaaattgttttcggcgatatatacggggtgtggaataaaaattgtgatgtttcaTAACCTAATTTCGCTTTGCCTTCTTCATATCTGCACTTTTCCTAAATAAAGTGCATTAACAagcttaatatttgttttatttcattaaaaaaaccttcaaaattgttttcggcGATATATACGGGGCgtggaataaaaattgtgatgtttcaTAACCTAATTTCGCTTTGCCTTCTTCATATCTGCACTTTTCCTAAATAAAGTGCATTAACAagcttaatatttgttttatttcattaaaaaaaccttcaaaattgttttcggcgatatatacggggtgtggaataaaaattgtgatgtttcaTAACCTAATTTCGCTTTGCCTTCTTCATATCTGCACTTTTCCTAAATAAAGTGCATTAAcaagtttaatatttgttttatttcattaaaaaaaccttcaaaattgttttcggcGATATATACGGGGCgtggaataaaaattgtgatgtttcaTAACCTAATTTCGCTTTGCCTTCTTCATATCTGCACTTTTCCTAAATAAAGTGCATTAAcaagtttaatatttgttttatttcattaaaaaaaccctcaaaattgttttcggcgatatatacggggtgtggaataaaaattgtgatgtttcaTAACCTAATTTCGCTTTGCCTTCTTCATATCTGCACTTTTCCTAAATAAAGTGCATTAACAagcttaatatttgttttatttcattaaaaaaaccttcaaaattgttttcggcGATATATACGGGGCgtggaataaaaattgtgatgtttcaTAACCTAATTTCGCTTTGCCTTCTTCATATCTGCACTTTTCCTAAATAAAGTGCATTAACAagcttaatatttgttttatttcattaaaaaaaccttcaaaattgttttcggcGATATATACGGGGCgtggaataaaaattgtgatgtttcaTAACCTAATTTCGCTTTGCCTTCTTCATATCTGCACTTTTCCTAAATAAAGTGCATTAAcaagtttaatatttgttttatttcattaaaaaaaccttcaaaattgttttcggcGATATATACGGGGCgtggaataaaaattgtgatgtttcaTAACCTAATTTCGCTTTGCCTTCTTCATATCTGCACTTTTCCTAAATAAAGTGCATTAAcaagtttaatatttgttttatttcattaaaaaaaccttcaaaattgttttcggcGATATATACGGGGCgtggaataaaaattgtgatgtttcaTAACCTAATTTCGCTTTGCCTTCCTCATATCTGCACTTTTCCTAAATAAAGTGCATTAAcaagtttaatatttgttttatttcattaaaaaaaccttcaaaattgttttcggcGATATATACGGGGCgtggaataaaaattgtgatgtttcaTAACCTAATTTCGCTTTGCCTTCTTCATATCTGCACTTTTCCTAAATAAAGTGCATTAAcaagtttaatatttgttttatttcattgaaaaaaccctcaaaattgttttcggcgatatatacggggtgtggaatgaaaattgtGATGTTTCATAACCTAATTTCGCTTTGCCTTCTTCATATCTGCACTTTTCCTAAATAAAGTGCATTAACAagcttaatatttgttttatttcattaaaaaaaccttcaaaattgttttcggcGATATATACGGGGCgtggaataaaaattgtgatgtttcaTAACCTAATTTCGCTTTGCCTTCTTCATATCTGCACTTTTCCTAAATAAAGTGCATTAACAagcttaatatttgttttatttcattaaaaaaaccttcaaaattgttttcggcGATATATACGGGGCgtggaataaaaattgtgatgtttcaTAACCTAATTTCGCTTTGCCTTCTTCATATCTGCACTTTTCCTAAATAAAGTGCATTAAcaagtttaatatttgttttatttcattaaaaaaaccttcaaaattgttttcggcGATATATACGGGGCgtggaataaaaattgtgatgtttcaTAACCTAATTTCGCTTTGCCTTCTTCATATCTGCACTTTTCCTAAATAAAGTGCATTAACAagcttaatatttgttttatttcattaaaaaaaccttcaaaattgttttcggcGATATATACGGGGCgtggaataaaaattgtgatgtttcaTAACCTAATTTCGCTTTGCCTTCTTCATATCTGCACTTTTCCTAAATAAAGTGCATTAACAagcttaatatttgttttatttcattaaaaaaaccttcaaaattgttttcggcGATATATACGGGGCgtggaataaaaattgtgatgtttcaTAACCTAATTTCGCTTTGCCTTCTTCATATCTGCACTTTTCCTAAATAAAGTGCATTAACAagcttaatatttgttttatttcattaaaaaaaccttcaaaattgttttcggcGATATATACGGGGCgtggaataaaaattgtgatgtttcaTAACCTAATTTCGCTTTGCCTTCTTCATATCTGCACTTTTCCTAAATAAAGTGCATTAACAagcttaatatttgttttatttcattaaaaaaaccttcaaaattgttttcggcgatatatacggggtgtggaataaaaattgtgatgtttcaTAACCTAATTTCGCTTTGCCTTCTTCATATCTGCACTTTTCCTAAATAAAGTGCATTAAcaagtttaatatttgttttatttcattaaaaaaaccttcaaaattgttttcggcGATATATACGGGGCgtggaataaaaattgtgatgtttcaTAACCTAATTTCGCTTTGCCTTCTTCATATCTGCACTTTTCCTAAATAAAGTGCATTAAcaagtttaatatttgttttatttcattaaaaaaaccctcaaaattgttttcggcgatatatacggggtgtggaataaaaattgtgatgtttcaTAACCTAATTTCGCTTTGCCTTCTTCATATCTGCACTTTTCCTAAATAAAGTGCATTAACAagcttaatatttgttttatttcattaaaaaaaccttcaaaattgttttcggcgatatatacggggtgtggaataaaaattgtgatgtttcaTAACCTAATTTCGCTTTGCCTTCTTCATATCTGCACTTTTCCTAAATAAAGTGCATTAACAagcttaatatttgttttatttcattaaaaaaaccttcaaaattgttttcggcgatatatacggggtgtggaataaaaattgtgatgtttcaTAACCTAATTTCGCTTTGCCTTCTTCATATCTGCACTTTTCCTAAATAAAGTGCATTAACAagcttaatatttgttttatttcattaaaaaaaccttcaaaattgttttcggcgatatatacggggtgtggaataaaaattgtgatgtttcaTAACCTAAAATCGTTCTAGTTTCTTTATATCTGTATAATTTGATgtatattgttttcaaataatgtttattgggaatataatttgtttcattctatgaaaaaatttattttaacgatatatacagggtatggaataaaaattttgaattttcataacCTAAAATCGTTTTAGCTTCTTCATATCTCTATAATTTCTGATACTCCCAAGTTCTTTGGCAAtattatgtttaattttatcaaaaaaatcttaaaagTAATTCCGACAATATATACGGggtgtaaaataaaaataaagaattttataatttgaaataggtTCTTGTGGCGTTAGTTTCCGAGTTATTCGTTGGATTTTAGTCTTTACCATTTCCAGTTTCATCACAAAATGGTCACtactaaaaaaagtaaaaaatctccttcctaaattttgaaaattgcatGCAACTATATTAATTgcgttaaaataaatatttgtttaccccacggccgccaTTTCGACGTAGATCAGTTGTTTGATTGAATCCTCTAAataatcttcttctttaataaattttttggcCTTCACCTCGATTGTATTGAGTCAGGTTTTAAGTAAacgaatgtagaaaaatatcaaaaatttgttttcgaaataaaacGACTAACGATCTAACGAATTAATTTATTAGCTTCAACAAATACACCAAAAGTATTGtcttatcagaaaaaaaaatacacagGAAAAGTACACTACGAAACAGCGGCGCGCTGCTCTTTACAATTCTCtctaaaaaaagtaaaaacaaatattttaatcatcaaaataatcaatcTACTACGAATCGAAAACCACTGGAAAAAAAATCCGACACGAATATACCCAACGgatcgaaattgtgaaaaaagtaaatattaacTAATAATCACCCCTCGTATATtgcactgttttttttttcgaagggGGGGGGTAACTAAAACTGGcgctaaaataaaataaataatttcgataattatatatacagagtgtaccACGGCTATTGTATAGGGGAATTGTGTATACGAGGGGTATTTGTGAAATAtgctaaatttttattttctaatcctgatattaattaaaaattttatattatgatGATGACTATGTATCTGAATAAAACAAtggaaattactgaaaaattcaacaagaattattacaaaaaaaagagtaaaacaattttcaaaattacctaattcgataattatttgttttttttttgaaaaattttcaaagcttCGATGcaatttttcccaatttttgttacaaatctCTTTCTTTTAATGAATAACCACCCCAAAACTACCCGAATGTTCTCAAACTATACAAAGATACTGCAATCTTAATGTCTATTTGGGTATTTTTTTATCACGGttttcaatgtataaaaatcaaaatttgtaattttgtaccaaaaaaaaacacgtAATTTTGGGTAGGATAAGAAGGGAAATCTAAAACCTCCCTTATCATCAGTAAAATAGGGAGAattggaaaaatgaataaacgGTTTCGAAAATGTTATCGTACTTCGTGGTAGACCCTGTATATATGGATTTCATAAAGgtaactataatattttttgcaaaatacagttttcaatagttgggaatcgatttttttttctattttctatcaGAGACTCTACGcgttattatacagggtgatctcaaataaaaatcattttaaataattttcgtaCAATCCAGTAATCGTACAGTATAAgcagtttttcataaaaaatttacaataataaaacatgtgagcaataaaattatatatttttatacagggCGTGtctaaaattattcatttgagcAATCGAAATTTACAAACACCCCTTGTATTGATTTGAGACACcctttaagaaaatttatagtaaaaaactaaggaaaagggtaaaaaagaaaaaaatctccgtatacgtatatatatatatatatatatacacacagTGAGAGTTAAAAATTTcgataacaaacaaaaaattacacagaaaaaaatgtatcctgaatttttttttatatatatactttgatcgcataaaatgaaatgaaacgggaagaagaaggaaaaaaaacaaataaattaagttgaaataaaaatattaattaaaaataaataaaaatactaaacatcaacaaaaaaaaataaacagttaCCCAATACCGTTTTAAAAACATCACTCATTATATACTATATGTACGTTGTTTGATATAATACACTGGTCTACAAAAAAAACACtcttttattcatataaatatttcattttaagtGAACAGTTGGCAACACTGTAATCGTAAAAATCTTAATTCGCTTGTTTTCTGGAAATATTTGTGTTATAAGTGGAAAAAATTCAacgatacatttgaactactggaATTTGcaatgtttgttatttttaaaacagaattaGTGGTGTAGAagaaatttttgaggttagtcGAAGGATTTTAAGGACAACAAAgtgaaaaacacttaaaaatGCAATGGATgacaaatacaaataaatcaaCTTATTTACTGGGAATATTTGTGTTGTGAATGATAAAAATCCATCGATACATTTTAACTACTCAAGCAAGATATTGAAAACAGTCAAATGAACTATGAACTACTAAAACGAGATATTGGAAATGAGTGTTAgtgatttttcagaaaaaaaaaaaaactagtagtatcggaaacatttttaaaggtcattaaaaattttcaagacTATAGGCACGAAAAATCCACTGGGAATGCTTCTGCTATTAGTGATGAAATTCCACCGGTACATTCGAACTACTGAAACAAATTACTAGACTTTTGAAGGTTATCGAAGGATAAcaagttgataaaaataatcgaaatttgatttttaaaaacttacaTAGCCCTAGATCGTCAAACATCTAAAAATCCACTATATAAACTTTTTACTCGGAAAACTTGAGTTACAAGTAGAGACACTCTACcgggacatttgaactactgaaaCAAATTACTAGATTCTTGCAAGTCTAACTTCCTTTTATGAAGAACTAACAACGTAGAAATCATTTTAAAGTTAATCGAAGGATTTCAAGCGAATAAAACCATAGAAATTTGGTGTTTGGAGCTTTACGAAGCCCTATGACTCTCGAACATCTCTAAAAATCCacaatataaacttttttttttggaaaacttgtGTTATAAGTGACAAGTATAGATAATGTACcaggacatttgaactactgaaaCAAATTACTAGATTCTTGCAAGTCTAACTTCCTTTTATGAAGAACTAACAACGTAGAAATCATTTTAAAGTTAATCGAAGGATTTCAAGCGAATAAAACCATAGAAATTTGGTGTTCGCAGCCTTAAGAATCCCTATGACTCTCGAACATCTCTAAAAATCCacaatataaactttttatttggaaaatttgtgtTATAAGTGACAAGTATAGATAATGTACcaggacatttgaactactgaaaCAAATTACTAGATTCTTGCAAGTCTAACTTCCTTTTATGAAGAACTAACAACGTAGAAATCATTTTAAAGTTAATCGAAGGATTTCAAGCGAATAAAACCATAGAAATTTGGTGTTCGCAGCCTTAAGAATCCCTATGACTCTCGAACATCTCTAAAAATCCacaatataaactttttatttggaaaatttgtgtTATAAGTGACAAGTATAGATAATGTACcaggacatttgaactactgaaaCAAATTACTAGATTCTTGCAAGTCTAACTTCCTTTTATGAAGAACTAACAACGTAGAAATCATTTTAAAGTTAATCGAAGGATTTCAAGCGAATAAAACCATAGAAATTTGGTGTTCGCAGCCTTAAGAATCCCTATGACTCTCGAACATCTCTAAAAATCCacaatataaactttttatttggaaaatttgtgtTATAAGTGACAAGTATAGATAATGTACcaggacatttgaactactgaaaCAAATTACTAGATTCTTGCAAGTCTAACTTCCTTTTATGAAGAACTAACAACGTAGAAATCATTTTAAAGTTAATCGAAGGATTTCAAGCGAATAAAACCATAGAAATTTGGTGTTCGCAGCCTTAAGAATCCCTATGACTCTCGAACATCTCTAAAAATCCacaatataaactttttatttggaaaatttgtgtTATAAGTGACAAGTATAGATAATGTACcaggacatttgaactactgaaaCAAATTACTAGATTCTTGCAAGTCTAACTTCCTTTTATGAAGAACTAACAACGTAGAAATCATTTTAAAGTTAATCGAAGGATTTCAAGCGAATAAAACCATAGAAATTTGGTGTTTGGAGCTTTACGAAGCCCTATGACTCTCGCACATATCTAAAAATTCactatataaacttttttactcGTGTTGTAAATGATAAACAAGTAAAAACTGCCGCAACAAGATGCTACAATGGAAATGTATCATTTTACACTACTGGGAATCACAGTAACTATACGTGGGGCACTTTTGTAGACTGGTGTAAATATTAAACGATTTTAAGTAACTGTACGAGGGGTTTTTGTTCGAAACTGTTTTAACGATGGCTTCCCTTACTTGGCTTTACAAAGTTTCATTAAACCGTCGGTCGACATTGATTTAGGTCTTTCGATAGGTAGACCCAACGCTCTGTCCCATATTAGAGAAGCGGTAACACCAAGAGCTCTAGATACACCGAACAATACCGTGTAGTAGTTCATTTCTTTCAATCCataatactaaaaattgaaaaaaatataattaataaacaacggaattggaaaaaaaaaataaatttcataccTGTAAAAGTACACCGGAATGAGCGTCAACGTTTGGCCATGGGTTCTTCACTTTACCAAGCTCGAGGAGGATTGGAGGAACgactttgtaaatatttgaaaccaactgtacaaaaaaaaacaaaaattgattttttttactatacaTTATGTAAATTTAGACTCACTTGGAATAGAGGATCATCGGGTAAATGTTTCAGAGCGAATTCCCTTTGGCAAGTGTAACGAGGATCGGTTTTCCTCAATACTGCATGACCGTATCCTGGTACTACTTGTCCGGATTTCAACGTTTTCCAAATGAAATCTTTTAGTTGATCTTCTGTAGCTTTATCGCCTATTTGTTGGCGGATTTTTTGCAACCATATAAGTACCTGTATAAAATGGTTAtcttaatgattttttcaaccTAACCCAACTTAATCAAAGCTAAAGTGAACAAAATCCAaccctaacctaacttaatcaaAGTTTAAAATAAGCGGAAACTAAAATAAACAGACCTTAACCAAACCTAAATTAGTAGTAGTATTCTATCACCCCTCGTATGTttgatatcgaaaaaaatattcaaccacATTCAAATAACCAAAATgtgaatgaaataattattcccGTATCGTGTACACACTCTAAAAGTCAGAAGTTATGAGGAATCAGTTTTCGGTGTTGTCAGATTTTCTATTAGATGAATTGAATAATGTAAAACAAGTCAAAAcaacaaagtgaaaaaaaatgcaGAAATTCAGTTTTAGTAAGTTGATTAACCGCCAAATTAACTCAATTTCTGTAAGCGACAAAATTCTACCGTGTGTCGCACTTTTTcattatcaatagaaaaattgattgtaatttaaatatatcaattatcgGAAATAAATTACGACGCGGCAACGATGTAAAACAACTGTTATATATCTGTGATAAATGTCTATAGAAATCGTTAAACTACGTTTACACAATTCTGAAATATaatgatatttgaaatatttaaacaaaaattattggcGTAATTTTTGATCATAGTTTTGGTATTATTTCATAAGTTGCAGgtgattttttaatgtttaacataaatatattttccaccatgtcgatattttttatatatcgtCGTAACCGATAATTTTTGAAGGTCAAGTGCATATTTATCTCCCTATATTATATAACCAAatcgaaatcgaaaaaaataaaattattttttaatcatttgattatatattagattgaattcgaatttatttaaaatgtacaaGATATTTACGCGCCGATTAATGCAAGTCATCGATCGATTCCCGCGGTGTTGCCACTACTTTAAATTTAACTccaaatataattcaattacgACATcggtttaaataaaaatgtttacttattagtatttcacaaaaaattataataaaatttcaattttttttttgtttcgaaaaaaaagaaagtttgaaTCATTTCACTTACTTCTTGATTGGCCAAACCGTGCAGGGGTCCGGCTAGACCGTTCATTCCGCCGGCGAAAGATAAATAGGGATCGCTTAATGCTGATCCGATCAAATGTACGGTGTGCGCGGAAACGTTACCACCTTCGTGATCGCTGTGTATGGTTAAATAGAGTCTCATCAATTCGATGAATTGGGGATCGTCGTAACCCAACATGGTGGTAAAATTGTAACTCCAATCTTTCGAGGTGTCGATGGCGCCGATACCGGAACCATCTTTGAAGCTGTTACGGTATATAGTCGCAGCCACTACCGGCAATTTCGCTATCAAGTCCATGGCGTCTTCGTAGGTGTactaatttgtgaaaaaaattaaaaaaaaaagaaaaattctacGAATCATACAagaatattttcgatttataaCTACATGAGGAGAATAGAGTTGATAACGCGGGAAAGAATAATGCGGTGTTGTCAATGTTACCGAAAAGGAATTGGACGTTTGATAAATCGTAATTATTTTAGGTTTCTTTCCATAGGAaagtcatttaaaaaaaaactgacgtttcgacttgtttcatcatcaaaatatatatttcgctTTTTAAAAAGGCCGAAATAGATCGAtacgtcaattttttttgtttaaattaattttctattaaaagggatctaaaatcaaaataaatttgtattacgGGGGCTATACTAAACATACTttagaaaaagataaaatattgtaaaaaattttatatggaGATGGGATTTCACATACACCTCTTTAAGTTacaaaataactgttttatataatatattataaaaaacgaaaaaaaaaagttctttAAAAGATAATTTAGAGATGGGGTTTcacaggaatctgtataagttaaaaaataactgttttaaccattatatTTCTCGtaatacgagggttaaactaaaagtacatgtacatgatgataaaaattttcttaaaaagatcatatagagatgggatttagcaggaatctgtataaggtaaaaagtaactgttttaaccattatgtttcttgtgatacgagggttaaactaaaagtacatgatgataaaaatgttcttaaaaagattatatagagatgggatttaacaggaatctgtataaggtaaaaagtaactgttttaaccattacatttcttgtgatacgagggttaaactaaaagtacatgatgataaaaattttcttaaaaagatcatatagagatgggatttaacaggaatctgtataaggtaaaaagtaactgttttaaccattatgtttcttgtgatacgagggttaaactaaaagtacatgatgataaaaattttcttaaaaagattatatagagatgggatttaacaggaatctgtataaggtaaaaagtaactgttttaaccattatgtttcttgtgatacgagggttaaactaaaagtacatgatgataaaaatgttcttaaaaagattatatagagatgggatttaacaggaatctgtataaggtaaaaagtaactgttttaaccattatatTTCTCGTAATACGAGGGTTAAATTAAAAGTACatgtacatgatgataaaaattttcttaaaaagatcatatagagatgggatttaacaggaatctgtataaggtaaaaagtaactgttttaaccattacatttcttgtgatacgagggttaaactaaaagtacatgatgataaaaatgttcttaaaaagattatatagagatgggatttaacaggaatctgtataaggtaaaaagtaactgttttaaccattacatttcttgtgatacgagggttaaactaaaagtacatgatgataaaaattttcttaaaaagattatatagagatgggatttaacaggaatctgtataaggtaaaaagtaactgttttaaccattatgtttcttgtgatacgaggg is from Diorhabda sublineata isolate icDioSubl1.1 chromosome 1, icDioSubl1.1, whole genome shotgun sequence and encodes:
- the LOC130448695 gene encoding probable citrate synthase 2, mitochondrial — its product is MALFRRLTPIKFTETPKLASQIIRQLSDASTDLKAVLAAKIPKEQERVKNFRKAHGNDKVGEVTVDMMYGGMRGIKALVCETSVLDPDEGIRFRGLSIPECQKVLPKAPGGEEPLPEGLFWLLMTGDVPTEAQVKALSKEWAERAELPSHVVQVLNSLPTSVHPMSQLSAAITVLNSESKFAKAYASGVHKSKYWEYTYEDAMDLIAKLPVVAATIYRNSFKDGSGIGAIDTSKDWSYNFTTMLGYDDPQFIELMRLYLTIHSDHEGGNVSAHTVHLIGSALSDPYLSFAGGMNGLAGPLHGLANQEVLIWLQKIRQQIGDKATEDQLKDFIWKTLKSGQVVPGYGHAVLRKTDPRYTCQREFALKHLPDDPLFQLVSNIYKVVPPILLELGKVKNPWPNVDAHSGVLLQYYGLKEMNYYTVLFGVSRALGVTASLIWDRALGLPIERPKSMSTDGLMKLCKAK